In Nymphaea colorata isolate Beijing-Zhang1983 chromosome 10, ASM883128v2, whole genome shotgun sequence, the genomic stretch TATCAATATTTTGATATCAATATTTTGATACAACTTCAGCCATCACAGATTTGAGATTCTTTCTGATTTGAGATCCCTTGGGAATCAAACGCAGCCTTAATGCCAGTTTGGACTGATCTGGTTGTGCCAACCAACTTAATTAGGGATCTGGCCAGAGTCACAAAGCTTCAATGACGAAGGATTAGGTGCGGTTCCATCAAAATGGAGAGGCAGATGCGATGGAGGAGAGCTCTTCAACACTTCAAACTGCAACAATAAGATAGTCGGTGCCCGGTTCTTTGCCAAGGGAATCATTGCCAAACTTGGGGGTGTGCCACTGTCGCTTGAAAGTAAGAGAGAGTACCTATCTCCAAGGGATGCAAATGGGCACGGGACGCACACGGCCTCAACTGCAGCCGGCTCCTTTGTGCGCAATGCAAGCTTCGGCGGCTTAGGTTTGGGGCTGGCCAGAGGGGGCGCGCCTCGAGCTCGCTTGGCCATCTACAAGGCCTGCTGGGGTCCAGGCGTCTGCGATGCGGCCGACATGTTGGCAGCCTTCGACAGCGCAATCCGCGACGGCGTTGACATCATCTCCGTCTCTGTGGGCACGGACCAACCTCCTCAGCCTGGCTACTTGGACAACCAGAACGATCGGTCCATCGGTGCATTCCATGCAGTGGCTAGAGGGATCACGGTTGTTTGCTCCGGCGGCAATGCCGGTCCTTTCCCGCAGAAGGTCACGAATGGAGCACCATGGATCATGACTGTGGCTGCAAGCACCATAGATCGCTCCTTACCTACTGCCATCACCTTGGGCAACAATCGCACACTCATAGTAagttctgaaaatatatttgctTTTCGATCGAGTTACTGGGAAGATTCTGAAAGAAGTGCAAATGGCACTTCAGattgttgaaaacttgaaaatctAGATGGTTAATACTTTTTAGTGGTAATATTAATCCTAATTGGTTTTGTACGCCTGCAGGGCCAATCAATTTATTTTGGAAAAGGGGTTGGTGGACAGAAAAGCTTAGtattttctgctgatattgcCAGAGACAATGCCGACCCAAGCTCCAGCACCAGGTGATAGTTTATTTCCATCGATTTGTGAGTTCCTTTGTTTTGGATGCACAGAGATTTATCATGGTTCAATTCTTCTTAagatataatttcttttttatgaaaaaaatgccatGCAAGGCTAATTGAGAGATGATAATTGATGAATAGTACTGGAATACCCCAGCACTGATCATAAGGAAAACATGTACAAAGCTGGACTTGTCTTGGATCTGAATATGAAAGTTTTCATATAATGTTAACTTGAAAGCCCGTCCATATATCACCACCATACATTCACGGTTGCAAAAGGTGAAAGGAGGGAAAAGCTTGACCGGACATTATTCTTCTACTTCCCTTTATGAAAGTGTAAAATATCTGTTTATTTTgcttctatgtatatatatcatttaATTCCTTCCATCAGTTGTGATGCAGGATCCTTGAATTCCACGCTTGCTAAGGGGAAAATAGTCCTATGCTTCACAGGCGCAAATGACCCAAGAGAACAATACCTCATAGCAGCATCCACCGTTTTTGGAGCAGGAGGAGCTGGCATCATCTTCGCAATGCACACAATCAATATCcttattcctttttctcttagGCCAGCAGTTCAAGTGGACTATGAGATTGGCACTGAAATCCTTGCCTACATCAAGGCTACAAGGTGcataatatttgttttttctttagaactctctctctctgtgtctctctctctctctcacacgcgcccgcacccacacacacatatgtatatgtatatggaAATTGGTGTATCCTATACCACTTATGTTAGGGATAAAAGCCAGACCTCTTTAAGTtcttaaaatagtttttattgGACAGCCAGGAAAGGATTATATACATGCACAATGTTTTGCAGGGATCCAACAACAATGATCAGCCTTACACATGATACAATAGGAAAGGTGGTCTCTCCAAAGGTTGCCTACTTCTCTTCAAGAGGCCCTAATTCTCTCTCACTTGATGTCCTAAAGGTACTATAACATGCAGAACTGCTAACAATATTtgccttttcctcttctttcgcccattttggttttcagaaaaaaaaaaaaaggtcttcAATCGTAAAACAAGCTGCTTCTAACTTTACTACTTCAGCCTGATATAGCTGCTCCTGGAGTCAATATCTTGGCAGCAGGCTCAGGCTTCAAGCCCTTTTTCTTCGACTCCGGAACATCCATGGCGTGCCCCCATGTCTCTGCAGTAGCAGCCTTGCTTAAGTCCCTCCATCCCCACTGGAGTCCTGCTGCCATAAAGTCTGCCATAGTCACTACAGGTAAGTTCTCTAAATATATGATTGATCACCTCCAAACTACAGCtgtatattttatgtttataacTATTAATCTCACTAGTAAACATGTCACCGCAGCCTCAGTAACCAACAGATTTGGCGGACCCATCACAGCAGAAGGAGGCCCTCGAAAGAGTGCCGACCCATTTGACTTTGGAGGAGGCCACATCGATCCCAATAGAGCAGCAAACCCTGGTTTGGTTTATGATATGGGTGTCGCAGACTACGTTCAGTTCCTCTGCTCTCTAGGATATAGCAGTTCCGCAATTAGCCGCTTGACCGTTAAGGCAACATCATGTGAAGCAAGGGGCTCTGTTTCTGAACTCAACCTTCCTTCCATCACAATTTCTGGTCTTAAGAAAAATACCACCGTGTCGAGAACAGTTACAAATGTTGGTCCTGTTCGTTCCACTTACAGAGTCAAGGTTGAAGCTCCCTCTGGTGTGAGGGTGTCGGTGGAGCCTCAGACGCTGAGCTTCAATAACAAGGCCGAGTCCTTAACTTTCAGAGTCACTTTCTCACCAGTTCATGAGATACAAGGTGATTTCTCCTTTGGTAGCCTCACGTGGATGAATGGGGAGCATGTGGTTCGGATTCCGCTCGTTACCCGGGTTGTAATTCAAGATTCATATGCTGACATCTCCTAGGTTGAATTGATATCACACTATTTAATTTGTTGTCACATGTGAGAAAATAAGGTGGTTTTGCCTTTTTAAATTGAAGCAAATAAGATGCAAAGTGCCACTTCAATGTCGAAAGTATAATGTGAATCAAGTATAAAGAAGCCTATTGCCTAGCTTGTTCATTTTCTgtcctctgttttttttattgtaatgaGATGCATTAATCGTTATCCGCTGCACTTGTAAGGAATCTGCTTAAAGTGAAGGACAAGCATTTGTAGCTAACAATGCAATATCGCCAACCCATTTAAAGCTGATGACTATAGTAGCACGATTATAGTAGTGgcttgatgatgatgaaggtaACAGTACGCGAcatatgagagagggagagagggagggggagatcACTCTTAACTAAAATTAGTTCATGGGAATTTCCACATGTAAATTAACACTACCAAGTTCACAGATATGAAGTCCCGAGGACTGTAGAACACTAGGCGGTAAGGCAGTTCACTCCAAGAGGATACCCGTTACGGTGACTATCATACCTCAGTGCGCTATTCTTTTGGATGATCTTAAAAGGTTATAAAACATGCTCATTGAACTAGGGATGAGGGCTTTAGGTTTTTTTTCCTGAGAGGAGGGGCTACGGCTCCTCCTTACGAGAGTGAAAAAATAATCACTcaccctgaaaaaaaaaagaaatcatagtTACGAATAGGTTCCTGTTCTAGTCAAATGTTTAGCAAGAGCTAGGGATATTCAACCACATGCAAGTAAGACCGATCCATGAAGCCAGTCTGGATTATTTCAGCTGAACTAGAGCCCATGCTCCAGTAGGTCATCACCTTATGACAAACTGCAGCCAATCTGAGGAAATATGGAATTGCACCAAGCCGCTGATCCAAGTTGGTTCCTGAGGCGTAGATGTGAGAGTTGCTAAATAGTACAATACTATTACCAATAACATTTAAATATACAGCATGGGAAGGTCTAAGGGAATGGTTACATATAAGGattgtgctatatatataaatagattCTGAGTGTAAAACTATGCTATAACTTTATAAAAAGCCTAATAATGATCAAATTCATAGATGCTTTTTGTTTTAAGCATGCATCGTATCAGGCGAGTCGACTACAAAATCGACAGAAATGGAAGATCTAGTTGACCTGCAACTAGAAGTATCTAGCAGCATTAGGAAAACTGAGTTTTCCATAGAAACTGACAGTGCGGAGTGCGGACTGTGGATTTAAGAGATCTCCTCAAAGATGCTATGAGGCCGGGGATCACCCAAAAGAGGCCTAATCAACACCCGTTCCAACAATAGAAGATGGAAAGTTAGCACAGAGTCAAACGCTAGGTCAAGATTCTCTTTGCTTTGGGACAAcgtgaagaataaaaaaacaaacagctATGAACATGCGAGGCAGACCCTTGTGGAAATGCCTATAAGTTGTTGCGATAATGCTGTGGGCAGATGGGATAATTTCCATGCATGAAATTGGTCTCTAATTATATGCACATTAATTAATTAACATTTCAATGTAGATATTTGATCAGTAGGGTtaggtaactttttttttctgatgtatcATTTTATGGCCTGTGTCCCAACAGTTTTCAGGGTATCTTGAACATTTGATGGTCTAAAAGTGACCCAAAAAgtaaaaatcaacataaaaagtTGACACATAAATTATATTAAACATTATTTAATAGACAGTTTTCATCTTCAAAAAAGTATTTGTAATAAGATGTACTGGCACGAGTTTACCCTAAAATATTTGGGGATCAACATGTCTCTTTCCACTTTATTGCCGAGGACAAAAATCCCATAAAGAATTGGCCATGGTGACAAGTGAGTAATTAGGTCAAGACAGAAAAACAAGATGGACACAGTATATGTTGGCATTCTTTAGGCCATTTGCACTTCACAGCCAGCCAAACACTGTATAAGACATATCGCTTTAACCAGGCTAGATGGTTGGACTcaataccatcaagttgaag encodes the following:
- the LOC116262712 gene encoding subtilisin-like protease SBT3.9 isoform X6, which translates into the protein MISPSRRNLVAGLSLCVILFLCLGIYAEAESSRVYIVYLGERQHEDPQVVVNSHHDLLTTIFGSKKAALESILYSYKHGFSGFAARLTETQARAIAELPEVVHVIPSQTHKLHTTRSWDYLGLHPGTPDSLLSTVNYGDGVIIGVIDTGIWPESQSFNDEGLGAVPSKWRGRCDGGELFNTSNCNNKIVGARFFAKGIIAKLGGVPLSLESKREYLSPRDANGHGTHTASTAAGSFVRNASFGGLGLGLARGGAPRARLAIYKACWGPGVCDAADMLAAFDSAIRDGVDIISVSVGTDQPPQPGYLDNQNDRSIGAFHAVARGITVVCSGGNAGPFPQKVTNGAPWIMTVAASTIDRSLPTAITLGNNRTLIGQSIYFGKGVGGQKSLVFSADIARDNADPSSSTSCDAGSLNSTLAKGKIVLCFTGANDPREQYLIAASTVFGAGGAGIIFAMHTINILIPFSLRPAVQVDYEIGTEILAYIKATRDPTTMISLTHDTIGKVVSPKVAYFSSRGPNSLSLDVLKPDIAAPGVNILAAGSGFKPFFFDSGTSMACPHVSAVAALLKSLHPHWSPAAIKSAIVTTVNMSPQPQ
- the LOC116262712 gene encoding subtilisin-like protease SBT3.9 isoform X2 codes for the protein MISPSRRNLVAGLSLCVILFLCLGIYAEAESSRVYIVYLGERQHEDPQVVVNSHHDLLTTIFGSKKAALESILYSYKHGFSGFAARLTETQARAIAELPEVVHVIPSQTHKLHTTRSWDYLGLHPGTPDSLLSTVNYGDGVIIGVIDTGIWPESQSFNDEGLGAVPSKWRGRCDGGELFNTSNCNNKIVGARFFAKGIIAKLGGVPLSLESKREYLSPRDANGHGTHTASTAAGSFVRNASFGGLGLGLARGGAPRARLAIYKACWGPGVCDAADMLAAFDSAIRDGVDIISVSVGTDQPPQPGYLDNQNDRSIGAFHAVARGITVVCSGGNAGPFPQKVTNGAPWIMTVAASTIDRSLPTAITLGNNRTLIGQSIYFGKGVGGQKSLVFSADIARDNADPSSSTSCDAGSLNSTLAKGKIVLCFTGANDPREQYLIAASTVFGAGGAGIIFAMHTINILIPFSLRPAVQVDYEIGTEILAYIKATRDPTTMISLTHDTIGKVVSPKVAYFSSRGPNSLSLDVLKPDIAAPGVNILAAGSGFKPFFFDSGTSMACPHVSAVAALLKSLHPHWSPAAIKSAIVTTASVTNRFGGPITAEGGPRKSADPFDFGGGHIDPNRAANPGLVYDMGVADYVQFLCSLGYSSSAISRLTVKATSCEARGSVSELNLPSITISGLKKNTTVSRTVTNVGPVRSTYRVKVEAPSGVRVSVEPQTLSFNNKAESLTFRVTFSPVHEIQGDFSFGSLTWMNGEHVVRIPLVTRVVIQDSYADIS